A genome region from Pseudomonas sp. S06B 330 includes the following:
- the fabG gene encoding 3-oxoacyl-ACP reductase FabG has protein sequence MSLQGKVALVTGASRGIGQAIALELGRLGATVIGTATSASGAERIAATLKEHGITGTGLELNVTSDESVSATLAKIQEQFGAPTILVNNAGITRDNLMMRMKDDEWFDVIDTNLNSLYRLSKGVLRGMTKARWGRIISIGSVVGAMGNAGQVNYAAAKAGLEGFSRALAREVGSRAITVNSVTPGFIDTDMTRELPEAQREALQTQIPLGRLGQAQEIANVVAFLASEGAGYVTGATIPVNGGMYM, from the coding sequence ATGAGCCTGCAAGGTAAAGTTGCCCTGGTTACCGGCGCCAGCCGTGGTATTGGCCAGGCTATCGCCCTGGAACTGGGCCGTCTGGGCGCTACCGTGATTGGTACTGCCACCTCCGCTTCGGGCGCTGAGCGTATTGCTGCGACCCTCAAGGAACACGGCATCACCGGTACCGGCCTGGAGCTGAACGTGACCAGCGATGAGTCTGTCAGCGCTACCCTGGCCAAGATCCAGGAGCAGTTCGGCGCGCCGACCATTCTGGTCAATAACGCTGGTATTACCCGTGACAACCTGATGATGCGCATGAAGGATGATGAGTGGTTCGATGTCATCGATACCAACCTCAACAGCCTCTACCGTCTGTCCAAGGGCGTGCTGCGTGGCATGACCAAGGCGCGCTGGGGTCGTATCATCAGCATCGGTTCGGTAGTGGGTGCCATGGGTAATGCCGGGCAGGTCAACTACGCTGCCGCCAAGGCCGGTCTGGAAGGTTTCAGCCGCGCCCTGGCGCGTGAAGTCGGCTCCCGTGCGATCACCGTCAACTCGGTGACGCCGGGCTTTATCGATACCGACATGACCCGCGAACTGCCTGAAGCGCAGCGCGAAGCACTGCAGACTCAGATCCCTCTGGGGCGTTTGGGTCAGGCTCAGGAAATCGCCAATGTGGTCGCTTTCCTGGCCTCTGAAGGCGCAGGTTATGTGACCGGCGCGACCATTCCGGTCAACGGCGGCATGTACATGTAA
- the acpP gene encoding acyl carrier protein — MSTIEERVKKIVAEQLGVKEEEVVNTASFVEDLGADSLDTVELVMALEEEFETEIPDEEAEKITTVQAAIDYVTSHQA; from the coding sequence ATGAGCACCATCGAAGAACGCGTCAAGAAAATCGTCGCCGAGCAACTGGGCGTTAAAGAAGAAGAAGTAGTGAACACTGCTTCCTTCGTCGAAGATCTGGGTGCCGATTCCCTTGACACCGTTGAGCTGGTGATGGCTCTGGAAGAGGAATTCGAGACCGAAATCCCTGACGAAGAAGCCGAGAAGATCACTACTGTTCAAGCTGCTATCGACTACGTCACCAGCCACCAGGCTTAA
- the fabF gene encoding beta-ketoacyl-ACP synthase II: protein MSRRRVVVTGMGMLSPLGTDVPSSWQGILAGRSGIGLIEHTDLSAYSTRFGGSVKGFEVEQYLSVKEARKLDLFIQYGLAAGFQAVRNAGLEVTDANRERIGVAMGSGIGGLTNIEETSRTLHEQGPRRISPFFVPGSIINMISGFLSIHLGVQGPNYAIATACTTGTHCIGMAARNIAFGEADVMIAGGAEMAACGLGMGGFGASRALSTRNDDPARASRPWDKGRDGFVLADGAGALVLEELEHAKARGATIYAELVGFGMSGDAYHMTSPPEDGSGAARCMVNALRDAGLNADQVNYINAHGTSTPAGDLAESSAIKSVFGDHAYKLAVSSTKSMTGHLLGAAGAVEAIFSVLSINGQVAPPTINLDEPDAGCDLDFVAHEARNMPIDVVLSNSFGFGGTNGSLVFRRFAG, encoded by the coding sequence GTGTCGCGTAGACGCGTCGTGGTCACCGGTATGGGTATGCTGTCGCCACTGGGTACGGATGTGCCGAGCAGTTGGCAGGGCATTCTGGCTGGCCGCAGTGGCATAGGTCTGATTGAACACACGGACCTGTCTGCCTACTCCACCCGTTTTGGCGGCTCGGTAAAGGGCTTCGAGGTTGAGCAATACCTGTCGGTCAAGGAAGCCCGCAAGCTCGATCTGTTCATTCAGTACGGCCTGGCAGCCGGTTTTCAGGCAGTGCGCAACGCTGGCCTGGAGGTAACCGACGCCAACCGCGAGCGCATTGGCGTAGCCATGGGCTCGGGTATCGGTGGCCTGACCAATATCGAAGAAACCAGCCGGACTTTGCATGAGCAGGGCCCGCGGCGCATTTCGCCGTTCTTCGTGCCGGGTTCGATCATCAACATGATTTCCGGTTTCCTGTCGATCCATCTGGGTGTGCAGGGACCTAACTACGCCATTGCCACAGCCTGTACCACCGGTACTCACTGTATCGGTATGGCCGCGCGCAACATTGCCTTCGGTGAAGCCGACGTGATGATTGCCGGCGGTGCCGAAATGGCCGCGTGTGGCCTGGGTATGGGCGGTTTTGGTGCTTCGCGCGCGTTGTCGACCCGCAATGACGACCCGGCCCGTGCCAGCCGTCCGTGGGACAAAGGCCGTGACGGCTTCGTTCTGGCTGACGGTGCCGGTGCGCTGGTGCTTGAGGAGCTCGAGCACGCCAAAGCCCGTGGCGCGACGATCTATGCCGAACTGGTTGGTTTTGGCATGAGTGGCGACGCCTATCACATGACCTCCCCGCCAGAAGATGGCAGTGGTGCCGCGCGCTGCATGGTCAACGCCCTGCGCGATGCCGGCCTGAACGCAGACCAGGTCAATTACATCAACGCCCACGGCACCTCGACGCCGGCCGGCGACCTGGCCGAGTCCTCGGCGATCAAGTCGGTGTTTGGTGATCACGCCTACAAGTTGGCTGTCAGCTCGACCAAATCGATGACCGGTCACCTGCTCGGTGCTGCCGGTGCGGTTGAGGCGATCTTCAGCGTGCTGTCGATCAACGGCCAGGTTGCCCCGCCGACCATCAACCTTGATGAGCCGGATGCTGGGTGCGACCTGGACTTTGTGGCGCATGAGGCGCGCAACATGCCGATCGATGTGGTGCTGTCCAACTCCTTTGGCTTTGGCGGTACCAACGGCTCGCTGGTGTTCCGCCGGTTCGCCGGCTGA
- the pabC gene encoding aminodeoxychorismate lyase — MHSWLDGLPADAVNLQSRALAYGDGLFETIAVRAGRPSLLGYHLERLALGCQRLAIDADQVVIADELCRYASALGDGVLKLILVRGDSQRGYAPAAGVAPRRILQGSPLPAYPAQHAQQGVRLFACSTRLAQQPLLAGLKHLNRLEQVLARAEWQDTEHAEGLMLDTSGRVIEGVFSNLFLVRDGELLTADLSRCGVAGVMRAALIDQAADAGISLRITDLSLQDLEQADEVFVCNSVYGIWPVRAFASLNWSPGPLTRKLQAIARTLLDA, encoded by the coding sequence ATGCACAGCTGGCTCGATGGCCTGCCGGCGGATGCAGTCAACCTGCAAAGCCGGGCCCTGGCCTACGGCGATGGTCTGTTCGAGACCATTGCCGTCAGGGCAGGGCGGCCATCATTGCTCGGGTATCATCTCGAGCGCCTGGCGCTGGGGTGCCAGCGCCTGGCGATCGACGCCGATCAGGTGGTGATCGCTGATGAGTTATGCCGTTACGCCAGTGCGCTGGGTGACGGTGTGCTCAAACTTATTCTTGTGCGGGGTGACAGTCAGCGTGGCTACGCGCCGGCCGCTGGCGTGGCACCACGACGTATTCTTCAGGGTAGCCCTTTACCCGCGTATCCCGCCCAGCATGCGCAGCAGGGCGTTCGCCTGTTTGCCTGTTCCACCCGACTTGCCCAGCAGCCGCTGCTGGCCGGGCTCAAGCACCTCAATCGGCTTGAGCAGGTACTGGCGCGGGCCGAATGGCAGGATACCGAGCATGCTGAAGGCTTGATGCTTGACACTTCGGGGCGGGTCATTGAAGGGGTGTTCAGCAATCTCTTTCTGGTCCGTGACGGTGAGTTGCTGACTGCCGACCTGAGTCGCTGTGGTGTTGCCGGGGTGATGCGTGCAGCGCTCATCGACCAGGCGGCTGATGCCGGAATCAGCCTGCGCATTACCGATCTGTCCCTGCAGGACCTGGAGCAGGCCGACGAAGTCTTCGTCTGCAATAGCGTCTACGGTATCTGGCCAGTGCGAGCATTTGCATCGCTGAACTGGTCGCCGGGCCCACTCACCCGTAAACTGCAGGCCATTGCCCGTACGTTACTGGATGCCTGA
- the mltG gene encoding endolytic transglycosylase MltG — protein MRRKLLVLLETGLILAGLFLGFSAWKVNSALEQPLHVSQEQLLDVPTGTTPNRMFYRMESQGLLDDAFWLRLYWRFNMTGVPLHTGEYRMTPGMTVRELFEVWRRGDVVQYSLTLVEGWNFRQVRSALAKHEKIKQTLDGLSDAEVMDKLGHPGVFPEGRFFPDTYRFVRGMTDVEFLQQAYARLDEVLAKEWAERPADLPYRDPYQALIMASLVEKETGVPQERGQIAGVFVRRMRIGMLLQTDPTVIYGMGERYNGKITRADLREPTPYNTYTNAGLPPTPIAMVGREAIHAALNPTPGSSLYFVARGDGSHIFSDDLDAHNSAVREYQIKRRADYRSSPAPVIEPAAEPATEPQSPEPTEVSPEPVPEQPAPASETSPQ, from the coding sequence GTGAGACGTAAATTATTGGTGCTGCTGGAGACTGGATTGATCCTGGCAGGCCTGTTCTTGGGGTTTTCAGCCTGGAAAGTGAATTCAGCACTTGAGCAGCCCCTGCATGTCAGCCAGGAGCAATTGCTCGACGTGCCTACGGGTACCACTCCCAATCGCATGTTCTACCGTATGGAGAGCCAGGGCCTGCTGGACGATGCCTTTTGGCTGCGCCTGTATTGGCGCTTCAACATGACGGGGGTGCCGTTGCATACCGGCGAGTACCGCATGACCCCTGGCATGACGGTGCGCGAGCTGTTCGAAGTCTGGCGCCGTGGTGATGTCGTGCAGTACAGCCTGACCCTGGTTGAAGGTTGGAATTTCCGTCAGGTGCGTTCTGCGTTGGCCAAGCACGAAAAGATCAAGCAGACCCTCGATGGCCTTAGCGATGCCGAGGTGATGGACAAGCTTGGTCACCCCGGTGTTTTCCCGGAAGGGCGATTCTTCCCCGACACCTATCGGTTTGTGCGTGGCATGACCGATGTGGAGTTCCTTCAGCAGGCGTATGCGCGCCTCGACGAGGTGCTGGCCAAGGAGTGGGCCGAGCGCCCGGCTGATCTGCCCTACCGTGACCCATACCAGGCGCTGATCATGGCGTCGCTGGTGGAGAAGGAAACCGGTGTGCCTCAGGAGCGTGGTCAGATCGCCGGGGTGTTCGTGCGCCGCATGCGCATTGGCATGTTGCTGCAGACCGACCCGACGGTGATCTACGGCATGGGCGAGCGCTACAACGGCAAGATCACTCGCGCTGACCTGCGAGAGCCAACGCCCTACAACACCTACACCAATGCGGGGCTGCCACCAACGCCGATTGCCATGGTCGGGCGTGAAGCCATTCATGCTGCGTTGAACCCGACACCGGGCAGCAGCCTGTATTTCGTCGCCCGTGGCGACGGTAGCCATATTTTCTCTGATGATCTGGATGCGCATAACTCAGCGGTTCGCGAGTATCAGATCAAGCGCCGTGCCGACTACCGCTCGAGCCCGGCACCGGTGATCGAGCCTGCTGCTGAGCCTGCGACCGAGCCGCAGAGCCCGGAACCTACTGAGGTCAGTCCTGAGCCCGTGCCTGAACAGCCGGCACCGGCCAGCGAAACCTCCCCGCAATGA
- the tmk gene encoding dTMP kinase, translating into MSGLFITLEGPEGAGKSTNREYLAEHLRAQGVDVVLTREPGGTPLAERIRELLLAPSDEPMDADTELLLVFAARAQHLAQVIRPALARGAVVLCDRFTDATYAYQGGGRGLSVERIATLEQFVQGALRPDLTLVFDLPVEIGLSRAAARGRLDRFEQEGQGFFEAVRQAYLARAKAAPEQYLLIDAAQSLTQVQQALDALLPQIVERCRG; encoded by the coding sequence GTGAGCGGCTTGTTTATCACCCTGGAAGGCCCCGAAGGCGCGGGCAAGAGCACCAATCGCGAGTACCTTGCCGAGCATTTGCGGGCCCAGGGCGTCGATGTGGTGCTGACCCGTGAGCCTGGTGGCACGCCACTGGCCGAACGGATTCGCGAATTGCTGCTGGCACCTAGCGATGAACCCATGGATGCCGACACTGAGTTGCTATTGGTTTTCGCCGCCCGCGCCCAGCACTTGGCACAAGTCATTCGCCCGGCGCTGGCGCGTGGCGCGGTGGTGTTGTGTGACCGCTTTACCGACGCCACCTATGCCTATCAGGGCGGTGGTCGTGGTCTTAGTGTGGAACGTATTGCCACCCTTGAACAATTTGTTCAGGGCGCGTTGCGTCCGGACCTGACCCTGGTCTTCGACCTGCCGGTGGAGATTGGCCTGTCGCGGGCGGCAGCCCGTGGCCGTCTGGACCGTTTTGAACAAGAAGGCCAAGGCTTCTTCGAAGCCGTCCGTCAGGCTTACCTGGCGCGTGCTAAGGCGGCCCCGGAGCAATACCTGCTGATCGACGCCGCACAATCGCTGACTCAAGTGCAGCAAGCCCTGGACGCCTTGCTGCCGCAAATTGTGGAACGTTGCCGTGGCTGA
- a CDS encoding DNA polymerase III subunit delta': protein MAEAFPWQQALWQQLAGRTQHAHAYLLHGPQGIGKRALAERLMALLLCQRPANLHACGQCKSCLLLAAGSHPDNYVLEPEEADKPIKVDQVRDLVSFVVQTAQLGGRKVVLIEPVEAMNINAANALLKSLEEPSGNTVLLLVSHQPSRLLPTIKSRCVQQACPLPDTAQSLAWLSAALPECDEQERIELLTLAAGSPLAAVKLQAQGIREQRALVVDGVKKLLKQQQSPSQLAEAWNAIPLLQLFDWFCDWSNLILRYQLTEDEEGLGLSDMRKVVQYLAQKSGQGKVLEIQDWILAQRQKVLAKANLNRVLLLEALLASWAMLPGQR, encoded by the coding sequence GTGGCTGAAGCCTTCCCCTGGCAGCAAGCGTTGTGGCAGCAACTGGCAGGGCGCACCCAGCATGCTCACGCGTACCTGTTGCACGGGCCGCAAGGCATCGGCAAGCGCGCCCTGGCCGAGCGCTTGATGGCGCTGCTGCTGTGCCAGCGCCCAGCCAATCTGCACGCCTGCGGGCAATGCAAGTCTTGCCTGCTGCTGGCGGCCGGGAGCCACCCGGACAATTACGTACTGGAGCCGGAAGAGGCCGACAAGCCGATCAAGGTCGATCAGGTACGTGATCTGGTGTCTTTCGTGGTCCAGACCGCGCAGTTGGGCGGACGCAAGGTGGTGCTGATCGAGCCGGTCGAAGCGATGAACATCAACGCCGCCAACGCCTTGCTCAAAAGCCTGGAAGAGCCTTCCGGCAATACTGTGTTACTACTGGTCAGCCACCAACCCAGCCGTTTGTTGCCGACCATCAAGAGTCGTTGTGTGCAGCAGGCCTGCCCATTGCCCGATACTGCGCAAAGCTTGGCTTGGTTGAGCGCGGCTCTGCCTGAGTGCGATGAACAAGAGCGTATTGAATTGCTCACGCTAGCGGCGGGTTCGCCCTTGGCGGCAGTCAAGTTGCAGGCGCAGGGGATCCGCGAGCAACGGGCCCTGGTGGTCGACGGGGTGAAAAAACTGCTCAAGCAGCAGCAATCGCCCAGCCAGTTGGCCGAAGCCTGGAATGCCATTCCCTTGTTGCAGCTGTTCGACTGGTTCTGCGACTGGTCCAATCTCATCTTGCGCTATCAGTTGACCGAGGATGAGGAAGGTTTAGGCTTGAGCGATATGCGTAAGGTTGTACAGTACCTGGCGCAGAAGAGCGGCCAGGGCAAGGTCCTGGAGATTCAGGATTGGATCCTCGCCCAGCGTCAGAAGGTCCTGGCCAAGGCCAACCTCAATCGCGTGCTGTTGCTCGAAGCGCTGCTGGCCTCTTGGGCGATGTTGCCCGGCCAGCGTTGA
- a CDS encoding TatD family hydrolase — MLVDSHCHLDRLDLSAHQGSLDAALDVARARGVGHFLCIGVSADNAKAVKDLSERYADVDCSVGIHPLDLTPDGAPPLDWLLKELEHPHVVAIGETGLDYHYEPEAAQVQQDSFRLHLQAAQVTGKPVIIHTRAARADTLTLLREADLNQAGVLHCFTEDWDMAKAALDLGYYISLSGIVTFRNADALRDVARQVPADRLLVETDSPYLAPIPYRGKANLPQYVREVAEFVAMVRGERYEQLAEQTTANFKRLFPLARVI, encoded by the coding sequence ATGCTTGTAGATTCCCATTGCCACCTCGATCGTCTCGACCTCAGCGCTCACCAGGGTTCGCTGGATGCCGCGCTGGATGTCGCCCGTGCCCGCGGCGTCGGCCATTTCCTGTGCATCGGCGTCAGTGCCGATAATGCCAAGGCGGTCAAGGATCTGAGTGAGCGTTACGCCGACGTCGACTGTTCGGTGGGTATTCATCCGCTGGATCTGACCCCGGACGGCGCACCGCCGCTGGACTGGTTGCTCAAGGAGCTTGAGCACCCGCATGTGGTGGCAATTGGCGAAACCGGCCTGGATTACCACTACGAGCCGGAAGCTGCGCAGGTGCAGCAGGATTCCTTCCGCCTGCATCTGCAGGCTGCGCAGGTCACTGGTAAGCCGGTGATCATTCATACCCGTGCGGCGCGTGCCGATACCCTGACACTATTGCGCGAAGCAGACTTGAACCAGGCGGGTGTGCTGCATTGCTTCACCGAAGACTGGGACATGGCCAAGGCCGCGCTGGATCTGGGTTACTACATATCCTTGTCCGGTATTGTCACTTTCCGCAATGCCGATGCCTTGCGCGATGTTGCCCGGCAAGTCCCGGCTGATCGCCTGCTGGTCGAGACCGACTCGCCTTACCTGGCGCCGATTCCCTATCGAGGTAAAGCGAATCTGCCGCAATACGTGCGCGAAGTGGCAGAGTTCGTGGCGATGGTGCGTGGTGAACGCTACGAGCAGTTGGCTGAGCAGACTACCGCTAACTTCAAACGCCTGTTTCCGCTGGCGCGGGTGATCTGA
- a CDS encoding aminotransferase class V-fold PLP-dependent enzyme, producing the protein MSMFLDEFEQASGLRYLNHAAVAPWPKRASQAVARFANENVLLGARDYPDWMAMEQRLRERLMRLTNAPSTDDIALVKNTSEALSFVAFGLQWQAGDQIVISDEEFPSNRIVWEALADQGVEVVQVSLKGQDPEANLLAACGPRVRLLSISAVQFASGLRLDLVRLGQGCRERNVLFCIDAIQQLGALPFDVQAYQCDFAMADGHKWMLGPEGLGVFYCRAEVRGQLKLSEYGWHMLEHMGDYSRSTWEPARSARRFECGSPNMLGAAALDASLSLLEEVGLEQVSELLAERVQWLYEGLAAIPGVTVHSPEELHRRSGIVSFSIAGVDNVLVHQHLKHEQVVCIPRGPGVRFSPHFYTSRQVIDETVQIVRQIAER; encoded by the coding sequence ATGTCTATGTTTCTTGATGAGTTTGAGCAGGCCTCGGGCCTTCGCTATCTGAACCACGCAGCCGTCGCCCCCTGGCCCAAAAGGGCCAGCCAGGCCGTTGCCCGCTTCGCCAACGAGAACGTTTTGCTCGGTGCCAGGGACTATCCGGACTGGATGGCCATGGAGCAGCGTCTGCGTGAACGCCTGATGCGCCTGACGAATGCACCATCGACTGATGATATTGCCCTGGTCAAGAACACCTCCGAAGCACTCTCGTTCGTCGCTTTCGGACTGCAGTGGCAGGCAGGTGACCAGATTGTTATCAGCGATGAAGAGTTTCCCTCCAATCGCATCGTGTGGGAAGCCTTGGCCGACCAAGGCGTTGAAGTGGTTCAAGTGAGCCTTAAAGGCCAAGACCCGGAAGCCAATCTGCTCGCTGCCTGCGGACCGCGTGTGCGCCTGCTGTCGATCAGTGCGGTTCAGTTTGCCAGTGGCCTGCGTCTGGATCTGGTGCGACTCGGTCAGGGCTGTCGCGAGCGAAACGTGCTCTTCTGCATTGATGCTATCCAGCAACTGGGCGCCCTGCCCTTCGATGTCCAGGCCTATCAGTGCGACTTCGCCATGGCCGATGGTCATAAATGGATGCTCGGCCCGGAAGGCCTGGGTGTGTTCTATTGCCGCGCCGAGGTTCGTGGGCAGCTCAAGCTCAGCGAGTATGGCTGGCATATGCTTGAACACATGGGAGACTACAGCCGCTCGACGTGGGAGCCGGCCCGCAGCGCCCGGCGCTTTGAATGCGGCAGCCCGAACATGCTGGGTGCCGCCGCGCTGGATGCTAGCCTGTCGCTGCTCGAAGAAGTGGGCCTGGAACAGGTATCAGAGCTGCTGGCCGAACGCGTACAGTGGCTCTACGAAGGGTTAGCGGCCATTCCTGGCGTTACAGTGCACAGCCCAGAGGAGCTACACCGCCGGTCGGGCATCGTTTCGTTCAGCATCGCGGGGGTGGACAACGTCCTGGTCCATCAGCACCTGAAGCACGAACAGGTCGTTTGCATTCCGCGTGGCCCCGGGGTGCGCTTTTCCCCGCACTTCTACACCTCTAGGCAGGTAATCGACGAAACTGTGCAAATTGTCCGGCAGATTGCAGAGCGATGA
- a CDS encoding TetR/AcrR family transcriptional regulator, whose product MQKEPRKVREFRRREQEILDTALKLFLEQGEDSVTVEMIADAVGIGKGTIYKHFKSKAEIYLRLMLDYERDLNELLHSADVDRDKEALSRAYFEFRMRDPQRYRLFDRLEEKVVKGNQVPEMVEELHKIRASNFERLTLLIKGRISEGKLEDVPPYFHYCAAWALVHGAVALYHSPFWSNVLEDQEGFFQFLMDIGVRMGNKRKRDPDVAGN is encoded by the coding sequence ATGCAGAAAGAACCTCGTAAGGTCCGTGAGTTTCGTCGCCGTGAGCAAGAAATTCTCGATACCGCGCTCAAGCTGTTTCTCGAACAGGGTGAAGACAGTGTCACCGTCGAGATGATCGCTGATGCCGTCGGTATCGGCAAAGGCACGATCTACAAGCATTTCAAATCCAAGGCAGAGATCTACCTGCGCCTGATGCTCGACTACGAGCGCGATTTGAACGAACTGTTGCACTCTGCCGACGTCGACCGCGACAAGGAAGCCCTGTCGCGCGCCTACTTCGAATTCCGGATGCGTGATCCGCAGCGCTACCGCTTGTTCGACCGCCTCGAAGAGAAAGTGGTCAAGGGCAACCAGGTACCGGAGATGGTGGAGGAGCTGCACAAGATCCGCGCCTCCAACTTCGAGCGCTTGACCCTGCTGATCAAGGGGCGCATCAGTGAAGGCAAGCTCGAAGACGTGCCGCCGTATTTCCACTACTGTGCCGCTTGGGCGCTGGTGCATGGCGCGGTGGCGCTTTATCACTCGCCGTTCTGGAGCAACGTGCTGGAAGACCAGGAGGGTTTCTTCCAGTTTCTCATGGATATCGGCGTGCGCATGGGCAACAAGCGCAAGCGCGACCCGGACGTTGCCGGTAACTGA
- a CDS encoding GTP 3',8-cyclase MoaA, which yields MIVDRQGRRFRNLRVSLTAACNYACTYCVPDGKRLVAAQDELSAEAMARGVAYLIEAAGIERVRVTGGEPLVSPKLETFLTSIADLGLDEISLTTNGQLLARKLPLLRAAGIRRLNVSLDTLDPDAFRRIARGGDLATVLDGMEQASAAGMKIKVNMVPLRGQNFDQVVPLLDYCLARGFELRFIELMRMGHLARDSNAFLQQFVSLEHLLQLIGERYEYLQANAPVDATALRYQIPGQGYFGVIANESVPFCRTCSRLRLSSTGWLHGCLSSSNRHFIGDLLDKPRHQALPALQGLLVKALGDKQPVAFSGGATVMKIIGG from the coding sequence ATGATCGTCGACCGCCAAGGCAGGCGTTTTCGCAACTTGCGCGTCAGCCTCACCGCTGCCTGCAACTATGCCTGCACCTATTGCGTTCCGGACGGCAAGCGTCTGGTGGCGGCCCAGGATGAACTGTCGGCTGAGGCCATGGCCCGTGGCGTGGCTTATTTGATCGAAGCTGCCGGCATAGAACGTGTACGCGTGACCGGTGGCGAGCCGCTGGTCAGTCCCAAGCTGGAAACCTTTCTTACCTCAATTGCTGATCTGGGCCTGGACGAAATCAGCCTGACCACCAATGGCCAGCTGTTGGCGCGCAAGCTGCCGCTGTTGCGTGCGGCAGGTATTCGTCGCCTCAACGTTTCCCTTGATACCCTCGATCCCGATGCATTTCGTCGTATTGCCCGCGGTGGCGACCTGGCTACGGTGCTCGATGGCATGGAACAAGCCAGTGCGGCGGGGATGAAGATCAAGGTCAACATGGTGCCCTTGCGTGGGCAGAACTTTGATCAGGTAGTGCCGCTGCTGGACTATTGCCTGGCCCGTGGTTTCGAGCTGCGCTTTATCGAGTTGATGCGCATGGGGCATCTGGCCCGTGACAGCAATGCTTTCCTGCAACAGTTCGTTAGCCTTGAGCACCTGTTGCAGTTGATTGGCGAGCGCTACGAGTACTTGCAGGCCAATGCGCCAGTGGATGCCACGGCACTGCGCTACCAGATTCCTGGTCAGGGCTATTTTGGCGTAATCGCCAACGAAAGCGTGCCGTTCTGCCGGACCTGCTCGCGCTTGCGTTTGTCCTCCACTGGCTGGTTGCATGGCTGTCTGTCATCGAGCAATCGTCACTTTATCGGCGACCTGCTTGATAAGCCGCGCCACCAAGCCTTGCCCGCCTTGCAGGGATTGCTCGTCAAGGCGCTGGGCGACAAACAGCCGGTGGCGTTTTCCGGTGGGGCCACCGTGATGAAAATCATCGGCGGTTAA
- a CDS encoding DUF4823 domain-containing protein has protein sequence MRSLVLLLALMALGGCMTVSDMGEGARYQMSDAGLLDHSDTRRSLSVRLQPDSFIYIGQGAFVPPGKGPYPRPNVVAEEAFKGFIEYFPMVRRAEGPLGLEQALVEARSVGAHYLLYARFARTDDRIGNGDEWYDEQALDRLGVDTGIVQLMLIETNTRYLIDTARIKSRGGLLTFHDNKPEDLLGPPLEDYARSLLGMSR, from the coding sequence ATGCGTAGCCTGGTTCTGCTGCTGGCGCTGATGGCGCTGGGCGGCTGCATGACAGTCAGCGATATGGGTGAGGGTGCCCGTTATCAAATGAGCGACGCCGGTCTGCTCGATCACAGTGACACTCGTCGTTCGCTGTCGGTGCGCCTGCAACCTGATTCATTCATTTACATCGGTCAGGGGGCCTTCGTTCCACCAGGCAAGGGCCCTTATCCGCGGCCTAACGTGGTGGCCGAGGAGGCCTTCAAGGGCTTTATCGAATACTTCCCCATGGTCCGTCGGGCCGAGGGGCCGTTGGGGTTGGAGCAGGCGTTGGTCGAGGCCCGCTCAGTGGGCGCCCATTATCTGTTATATGCGCGCTTTGCCCGAACCGATGACCGCATCGGCAATGGTGATGAGTGGTATGACGAGCAGGCGCTCGACCGTCTGGGTGTCGATACCGGTATTGTCCAGTTGATGCTCATTGAAACCAACACACGCTACCTGATCGATACCGCGCGGATCAAAAGCCGCGGCGGATTGCTGACGTTCCACGATAACAAGCCAGAAGATTTGCTCGGCCCACCCCTTGAGGATTACGCTCGTAGCCTTTTAGGCATGAGTCGTTGA
- a CDS encoding DUF1285 domain-containing protein → MTESGKANDLLAQIPKSDKGLPPVHLWNPDFCGDIDMRIARDGTWYYLGTPIGRKPMVRLFSTIMRRDGDDYFLVTPVEKVGIKVDDAPFVAVAVEVQGSGEQQVLRFTSNVEDQVDAGPEHPLRFEVDPKTQEPSPYVHMRSNLEALIHRNVFYQLVELAEPRQIDGQQWLGVWSGGIFYPIGRS, encoded by the coding sequence ATGACCGAGAGTGGCAAGGCCAACGATCTGTTGGCGCAGATTCCCAAGTCCGACAAGGGGCTGCCACCGGTGCATCTGTGGAACCCCGACTTCTGTGGCGATATCGACATGCGCATCGCTCGGGACGGTACCTGGTACTACCTGGGCACACCCATCGGACGCAAGCCGATGGTTCGCTTGTTCTCCACCATCATGCGCCGTGACGGTGATGACTACTTCCTGGTGACGCCAGTGGAGAAGGTCGGTATCAAGGTCGATGACGCGCCGTTCGTGGCGGTGGCGGTGGAGGTGCAGGGCAGCGGCGAGCAGCAGGTGCTGCGCTTTACCAGTAATGTCGAGGATCAGGTTGATGCAGGGCCTGAGCACCCTCTGCGCTTCGAGGTCGACCCGAAGACTCAAGAACCGTCGCCCTACGTGCACATGCGCAGCAACCTCGAGGCGCTGATCCATCGCAATGTGTTCTATCAGCTGGTAGAGCTGGCTGAGCCGCGGCAGATCGACGGTCAGCAATGGCTGGGGGTGTGGAGCGGTGGCATCTTCTACCCCATTGGCCGCAGCTGA